A portion of the Fulvia fulva chromosome 1, complete sequence genome contains these proteins:
- a CDS encoding Rhomboid protein 1, mitochondrial: protein MNNVWTTIALRTPCAAVRSNTRGTPLLHLFHSYAKQHSSLTLAIPSCARARSRWVTKEMACAVKQDRSFTATSAVAAKSRNNRTPSAPKSNPKIASRTAEARNDARLQAAPTVASHTEGVPAGGEEEEEEEEALTWRDYDPAGGMPLPNGELSQPEINAVFNGEEVDADTGNYILSVMHWRRMSGALIDVGLDFPNDSGVHRDWALKGLQYVRVIVPDVDESAAGQSWAEEESQRLQEEIQARAVKLGIYKAAPEEEQEQEQAQEDSPYAPSQLQRMREEKEAAWEKEQERRAVQQDHSRAAALHSNRGPLELGAGVQPTIQARTNMATKQVDIIRAPAGGVNIRPPAPKAWLQPVKRKPWVKYYEEQAEVIKGLSVPQLSLLQRLGGPFLVTLLVLAGCYYLSENYTPPPKSARVWPDTAPSAATLWAVTGVLVAGFIMGRMPPLWRAYSKYMTLVTAYPNSLSVIGAIFRHDTVAHLGWNLLTLWFIGLSLHENVGRGTFLAIFLATGTAGAFASLAVNVLRQQWTAYIFGCSGSVLGVFAALCTLRPNSTISVFGYDVPIAAWVFLALFGSLEAIAIVRRLPTAIDHVGHLGGMVTGFGAGLWMRQKVRREQMVATPSEEARQPTAAPQ, encoded by the coding sequence ATGAATAATGTGTGGACGACGATAGCACTCCGAACGCCATGCGCCGCCGTACGATCGAACACGCGAGGCACGCCTCTGCTGCATCTCTTCCACAGCTATGCAAAGCAGCACTCGTCTCTGACGCTCGCCATACCATCGTGCGCACGAGCTCGGTCGAGATGGGTCACGAAGGAGATGGCGTGTGCTGTGAAGCAAGATCGCTCTTTCACAGCGACATCTGCGGTAGCAGCCAAGTCAAGGAACAACCGCACGCCATCAGCACCCAAGTCGAATCCTAAGATCGCGTCTCGCACGGCAGAAGCGCGGAACGACGCCAGGCTCCAGGCCGCGCCGACAGTGGCTTCGCATACGGAAGGAGTGCCCGCCggaggagaagaagaagaagaagaagaagaagcttTGACATGGCGAGACTACGACCCTGCAGGCGGGATGCCATTGCCGAATGGTGAGCTGAGCCAGCCAGAAATCAACGCCGTCTTCAACGGCGAAGAGGTCGATGCTGATACCGGCAACTACATTCTCTCGGTAATGCATTGGCGCCGAATGTCGGGGGCATTGATCGATGTTGGCCTGGACTTTCCTAACGACAGTGGTGTGCATCGAGACTGGGCATTAAAAGGTCTGCAATACGTTCGAGTGATAGTACCCGACGTGGATGAGTCTGCGGCTGGTCAAAGCTGGGCAGAAGAGGAATCACAACGGCTGCAGGAAGAGATCCAGGCACGCGCCGTCAAGCTAGGCATCTACAAGGCCGCCCCAGAGGAGGAGCAGGAGCAGGAGCAGGCGCAAGAAGACTCTCCTTACGCGCCAAGTCAGCTTCAGAGGATGAGGGAAGAGAAGGAAGCTGCCTGGGAGAAAGAGCAAGAGCGGCGTGCTGTACAACAAGATCATAGCAGAGCCGCCGCCCTCCACTCCAATCGGGGTCCTCTCGAGCTCGGCGCAGGTGTGCAACCGACCATACAAGCCCGTACCAACATGGCAACCAAACAAGTCGACATCATCCGAGCTCCAGCAGGCGGCGTCAACATCCGCCCACCGGCCCCCAAGGCCTGGCTGCAGCCTGTCAAGCGAAAGCCATGGGTAAAATACTACGAAGAACAAGCTGAAGTCATCAAAGGCCTCTCCGTTCCCCAACTCAGCCTCCTCCAACGCCTAGGAGGCCCATTTCTAGTGACCCTCCTTGTCCTCGCCGGCTGCTACTATCTCAGCGAGAACTACACACCACCTCCCAAATCCGCGCGCGTCTGGCCAGATACAGCACCTTCTGCGGCAACACTATGGGCTGTTACCGGCGTCCTCGTAGCAGGTTTCATCATGGGCCGCATGCCGCCTTTGTGGCGTGCGTACAGCAAGTACATGACGTTGGTCACCGCATATCCCAACTCGCTCAGCGTCATTGGAGCAATATTCCGTCATGACACAGTTGCGCATTTGGGGTGGAATCTGTTGACGCTCTGGTTCATAGGTCTTTCACTTCACGAAAATGTTGGCCGAGGCACCTTCTTAGCAATCTTCCTAGCCACGGGCACGGCAGGTGCATTCGCTTCCCTCGCAGTCAACGTCCTTCGACAGCAATGGACGGCCTACATATTTGGCTGCTCTGGCTCCGTACTGGGCGTATTTGCCGCGCTATGCACTCTTAGACCGAACAGCACGATTAGCGTGTTTGGTTACGATGTACCAATCGCAGCATGGGTCTTCCTTGCACTATTTGGTTCCCTTGAAGCGATTGCCATTGTCAGAAGATTGCCGACTGCCATTGACCATGTTGGTCATTTGGGCGGCATGGTGACTGGTTTTGGCGCAGGGCTTTGGATGAGGCAGAAAGTGCGGAGGGAGCAAATGGTAGCCACACCGTCGGAAGAAGCCCGCCAGCCCACTGCTGCACCTCAATGA
- a CDS encoding Phosphoinositide 3-phosphatase codes for MGETPKSAKDLKVRNVSLHSRGKTEKGTLYLARHHLIFSYLPNTAPGTSASQHVGGRGSSSQGTSSPAPSVRQTTSLDDTGSRRESRAATGATTVPAPPKARPKEVWIPYPMINHCLLRPSHAQGRIYTHEASPEQSTDFDDSAFPPVFGTNAYARPSTDSAHLAPYSSPQRPASPANNASGTYSNDRGRAPAIRIRKRDFQMMAFHIHPSASDNSPDDTAREVFYCLRARCCIDNVRDMHAFHFTAPQQEAVIGTPRFDVRREFSRMGIGGKAAEGPGSAWRITDINNDYEYSPTYPNVLCVPRTVSDNILKYGGSYRSKCRIPALTYLHPNGGSITRSSQPMCGIQSKRNAQDERLVSAIFSSHSPPLLPSTEIATQAPTATSSATASQDADATFQQSRDMDGQYDELGLDEFTADERESSRPKVYGSTRSNLIVDARPRMNALANRATGGGIEDVANYSGPPGTVVERVFLHIANIHAMRKSLDKIIESFANSDYLDMRPNQELLRNSGWLAHIANMLAGAEMVAKRVGLGGSHVLVHCSDGWDRTPQIAALAELMLDPYYRSLQGFVTLIQKDFLSFGHKFNHRHGIQGTEKWFDIENERVAPSRTKDAGSADSKGLNAIGTKALSGAKNWFDKNRGSLFGPQLDGKSDTGSRPPSPPPNTILHSTPTATTERDREHRTDTKEIAPIFHQFLDAVFQLQYQFPAAFEFNERFLKRLFYQAHSGQYGEFLFNNEKERAEHEEQFPSVWAHFLSRRAEFVNSDYVPKTDDPLLFPRRQADEIEVRWWSGLFSRKDEEMNTPRALAPPDIDANNGISPLSLQPSTASLDDGTTTESAKLVPPVESGSAINEAKSVPSFDSMRDGLKSAFASFQTGSDDRGEEHAAVAPITSSNEKAVRPSLEPRDTDVTVLAKYAAISDSSAASTTGSSHVARKDQMDVEDGDPLGVSAGNKMRESSSSKLDPGTFARQSAYSDSR; via the coding sequence ATGGGCGAGACACCCAAGTCTGCCAAGGACTTGAAGGTGCGCAATGTCAGCCTGCACAGCAGGGGAAAGACGGAGAAGGGCACGCTGTATCTGGCCAGACATCATCTCATCTTCAGCTACCTGCCGAATACCGCGCCCGGCACATCAGCTTCGCAACATGTCGGCGGCAGAGGCTCGTCGAGCCAAGGCACATCAAGTCCCGCGCCGAGCGTCCGGCAGACTACATCGCTGGACGACACCGGCTCGCGCAGAGAGTCGCGTGCAGCGACGGGGGCGACGACGGTGCCAGCCCCGCCGAAAGCGCGTCCCAAGGAGGTCTGGATACCGTACCCTATGATCAACCACTGTCTGCTCCGGCCCAGCCACGCACAAGGCAGAATCTACACCCACGAGGCCTCTCCTGAACAAAGCACCGACTTTGATGATTCGGCATTCCCCCCCGTCTTCGGCACGAATGCATATGCTCGGCCATCCACGGACTCGGCGCATCTTGCGCCGTATTCATCACCCCAGAGGCCCGCTTCGCCTGCCAATAATGCCAGTGGAACATACTCAAATGACCGTGGCAGGGCACCTGCTATTCGCATCCGGAAAAGAGACTTTCAAATGATGGCTTTTCACATTCACCCTTCGGCTTCGGACAATTCGCCAGATGACACTGCACGAGAGGTCTTCTATTGCTTACGGGCTCGCTGTTGCATCGATAATGTTCGGGACATGCACGCCTTCCATTTCACGGCGCCGCAGCAAGAGGCCGTCATTGGCACACCTCGATTTGATGTCAGGCGAGAGTTCTCGCGAATGGGCATTGGCGGCAAGGCAGCAGAAGGACCTGGAAGCGCGTGGCGCATCACCGATATCAACAATGACTATGAATACTCGCCGACATACCCTAATGTGCTATGTGTGCCTCGCACAGTCAGTGACAACATCCTGAAGTACGGTGGCTCCTATCGCTCGAAATGCCGAATACCTGCTCTGACATATCTCCACCCAAACGGCGGGAGTATTACTCGATCCTCTCAGCCCATGTGCGGTATACAGAGCAAACGCAATGCACAAGACGAGCGATTAGTCTCGGCGATCTTTTCCAGCCACTCACCTCCGCTTCTACCTTCTACAGAAATAGCGACGCAGGCTCCCACAGCTACATCATCCGCGACCGCGTCCCAGGATGCGGACGCCACGTTCCAACAGTCCCGAGACATGGACGGCCAATACGACGAGCTTGGGCTTGATGAGTTTACTGCTGATGAACGGGAAAGCTCTCGACCAAAAGTATACGGGAGCACGAGGAGCAACCTGATAGTTGACGCTCGACCGAGAATGAACGCACTTGCAAATCGGGCTACGGGCGGCGGTATCGAGGATGTGGCTAATTACAGTGGACCACCCGGCACTGTGGTCGAGCGAGTATTTCTGCACATTGCCAACATACATGCCATGCGAAAGTCGCTAGATAAGATCATAGAGAGCTTCGCGAACTCCGACTACCTGGACATGCGGCCGAATCAAGAGCTGCTGCGAAATTCGGGCTGGCTTGCACATATCGCGAATATGCTGGCTGGCGCTGAAATGGTGGCGAAAAGAGTCGGTCTGGGTGGGAGTCACGTCTTAGTGCACTGTTCGGATGGCTGGGACCGGACCCCACAGATCGCTGCACTGGCAGAACTGATGCTAGATCCATACTATCGTTCCCTACAGGGATTCGTTACTCTCATACAGAAAGACTTTCTGTCATTCGGACACAAGTTCAACCACCGGCACGGTATTCAAGGCACCGAGAAATGGTTCGACATTGAAAATGAGAGAGTCGCACCTTCCCGGACCAAGGATGCAGGCAGTGCTGATTCGAAAGGCTTGAATGCTATTGGCACCAAAGCGTTGTCTGGAGCCAAGAACTGGTTTGATAAGAACAGAGGCAGCCTGTTCGGCCCGCAACTAGATGGCAAGAGTGATACTGGATCAAGACCGCCCTCACCGCCACCTAACACAATACTCCATTCTACGCCTACTGCCACCACGGAAAGGGACCGGGAGCACAGAACTGACACGAAGGAGATTGCGCCAATTTTCCACCAATTCCTGGACGCCGTCTTCCAATTACAGTATCAGTTTCCCGCAGCTTTCGAGTTCAATGAACGCTTCTTGAAGAGACTTTTCTACCAAGCGCATTCCGGTCAATACGGTGAATTCTTGTTCAACAACGAAAAGGAGAGAGCGGAACACGAAGAGCAGTTCCCCTCTGTGTGGGCACATTTTCTCTCAAGAAGAGCGGAGTTCGTAAATTCTGATTACGTTCCGAAGACAGACGATCCACTCCTCTTTCCTCGGCGACAAGCTGACGAGATAGAAGTGAGATGGTGGTCGGGGCTCTTTAGCCGCAAAGACGAAGAGATGAACACACCGCGCGCTCTTGCTCCGCCTGACATTGATGCCAACAACGGCATCTCTCCACTCAGCTTGCAGCCGTCTACAGCATCTCTCGATGACGGCACTACTACTGAATCGGCGAAGCTTGTACCTCCAGTCGAGAGCGGAAGTGCTATCAATGAGGCGAAAAGCGTACCAAGTTTTGATTCCATGAGGGACGGCCTCAAGTCTGCTTTTGCCTCCTTCCAGACGGGGTCCGATGACCGAGGAGAAGAACATGCTGCTGTGGCGCCCATCACAAGCTCGAACGAGAAAGCAGTGCGGCCAAGTCTTGAGCCGCGTGATACAGACGTGACTGTCCTGGCCAAGTATGCCGCCATATCAGATTCTTCTGCAGCATCAACGACTGGCAGCTCGCATGTCGCGCGCAAAGATCAGATGGATGTCGAGGATGGTGATCCGCTGGGCGTGTCTGCGGGCAACAAGATGCGAGAGAGCTCCAGTAGCAAGCTGGACCCCGGGACATTCGCTCGACAGAGCGCATACAGCGACAGTCGATAG
- a CDS encoding Ferric reductase transmembrane component 3 has translation MHSWTWVLLAAAMPYARAERDDTAEKAAALLNDKTVKYIGWTWGMIIAIVLIYRWTLHLLQHIRKLANLYHGTSSDGRQRYFSIPDDRWAKFKRHWLSAPLLSKRHNREFKLSAAMNVGTLPGRMQTFFLLGYFALNVVFTVWKIDWTSKGFMSAGLSRTGILATINMVPLFLLAGRNNPLISLLGISFNDFNMIHRWIGRIVVFEAVAHASFWFCGKVAKLGSEKGLQAIANSMANSTFILSGTIGFCTFCALLLQSPSIIRHAFYETFLHLHIALAITAVVAVWMHLDGMPAQLMLFGALVCWIFERLVRVWLIVTNNFGRKGRTKAEVEALPGDSMRVTLRPSKTWKFRPGQHVYLYIPSIGMWTSHPFSLAWSEDGTDLANEKALPMARQDILAAKATSISLIIRRRTGFTDTLYKKAEQCKSGPLTTTAYVEGPYGHESFQSYGTVMLFAAGVGITHQVPHVRDLVAAYNKGTGATRKVVLVWVIQSPEHLEWIRPWMTQILGMEKRRDILKILLFVTRPRSTKEIQSPSASVQMFPGKPDVGALIGKEQEKQVGAMAISVCGTGSLSDDVRRGMRDRCEQTEIDFFEEAFSW, from the coding sequence ATGCATTCGTGGACATGGGTGCTGCTGGCGGCAGCAATGCCATATGCCAGAGCAGAAAGGGACGATACTGCGGAGAAGGCAGCCGCACTCCTCAATGACAAGACGGTCAAATACATCGGCTGGACATGGGGCATGATCATCGCCATCGTACTCATCTACCGCTGGACCCTACACCTGCTGCAACACATTCGCAAGCTGGCCAACTTGTACCACGGAACCAGCAGCGATGGCAGACAACGCTACTTCAGCATACCGGACGACCGATGGGCCAAGTTCAAGCGTCACTGGCTATCTGCACCGCTCCTCAGTAAGCGTCACAACCGCGAGTTCAAGCTTTCGGCCGCCATGAACGTTGGTACCCTCCCAGGCCGTATGCAAACCTTCTTCCTGCTTGGATACTTCGCCTTGAACGTCGTCTTCACCGTTTGGAAGATCGATTGGACTTCCAAGGGCTTCATGTCCGCCGGACTGAGCCGGACTGGTATCTTGGCCACCATCAACATGGTGCCACTCTTCCTCCTCGCCGGACGAAACAACCCTCTCATTTCCTTGCTGGGCATCAGCTTCAACGACTTCAACATGATCCACCGATGGATCGGTCGAATCGTTGTTTTCGAAGCCGTCGCTCATGCTTCGTTCTGGTTCTGTGGCAAGGTCGCCAAGTTGGGATCAGAGAAGGGTCTTCAGGCGATTGCGAACTCCATGGCTAACAGTACATTCATCCTGTCCGGAACCATTGGGTTCTGCACTTTCTGCGCCCTGCTGCTACAGTCTCCCTCCATCATCCGCCATGCATTCTACGAGACATTCTTGCACCTACACATCGCGCTTGCTATCACTGCAGTCGTTGCTGTATGGATGCATCTCGATGGTATGCCCGCGCAGCTTATGCTCTTCGGTGCTCTCGTCTGCTGGATCTTCGAGCGTCTGGTCCGTGTCTGGCTCATCGTGACCAACAACTTCGGCCGCAAAGGCCGCACCAAGGCTGAAGTCGAGGCGCTGCCTGGCGACTCTATGCGTGTCACTTTGCGACCCTCGAAGACCTGGAAGTTCAGACCTGGACAGCATGTCTACTTGTACATCCCCAGCATTGGCATGTGGACCAGTCATCCATTCTCCCTGGCTTGGAGCGAGGATGGGACAGATCTTGCCAACGAAAAGGCACTGCCCATGGCACGGCAAGATATTCTTGCAGCCAAGGCCACCTCCATATCTCTAATTATCCGTCGTCGAACCGGCTTCACGGACACCTTGTACAAGAAAGCCGAACAATGCAAGTCTGGACCCCTTACCACAACCGCGTACGTCGAGGGCCCTTACGGACACGAGAGCTTCCAGTCATATGGCACCGTGATGCTCTTCGCTGCTGGAGTCGGAATCACGCACCAAGTTCCTCACGTGCGCGACCTTGTCGCTGCTTACAACAAGGGAACAGGTGCAACTCGCAAAGTCGTCCTGGTCTGGGTCATTCAGTCACCTGAGCACCTCGAGTGGATCAGACCATGGATGACACAAATCCTCGGCATGGAGAAGCGTCGCGACATTCTCAAGATCCTGCTGTTCGTTACACGACCTCGTAGCACCAAGGAGATTCAGTCTCCTAGCGCGTCCGTGCAAATGTTCCCTGGAAAGCCAGACGTCGGTGCTCTCATCGGCAAGGAACAAGAGAAGCAAGTCGGCGCGATGGCTATCAGTGTGTGTGGTACGGGCAGTCTGAGCGACGATGTTCGAAGAGGCATGCGCGATCGCTGTGAACAAACGGAGATTGACTTCTTCGAGGAGGCATTCTCATGGTAG